The sequence AGTAAGCTGGGGACTGAGCGGCATCCAATTAGTGTGAACAGCCCCTAGAGTGATAACAGAGAGTCGCTGCCAAGGTTGCTGCTGGATGGCAGGTCAATCATCCTTTCCCGCTCCTGGCGTTTTTCAGATTCCCTGATATGTAATTTCAGAATGTCGTAATAGTGACGAATATTCTGTACGTATTGCACGGGTTCTTTGCCGCGGGCATAACCATGCCTGACAGTCGAATAGAATTTTTTCTGTTGCAACAGAGGTAGGTGTTCGCTTACGTCACTCCACAGGTTGGGGTTTTTCCCGGCACGATCAGTTAACACTCGCGCGTCCTCCAGATGACCGAGCCCTATATTGTAGGCCGCCAGAGCGAACCAGGTTCTATCCGGCTCCTTGATCTGTGAAGGAATCCTTTCCTTTGCTTTCAGGAAATAACGGGCACCTCCGTCCAGGCTTTGTTCGGGGTCGAGCCGTTTTTTGACCCCCATCTCTTTGGCTGTTGATAATGTCAGCATCATTAGGCCACGCACCCCAGTGGGGGATTTTGCCTTGGGGTTCCAGTGTGACTCCTGATAAGAGATCGCTGCCAGTAGTAACCAGTCTATTGCATATTTGTCGGCGGTTTCCTTAAACATCCCCTGATATTTAGGCAAGCGTGAATTCATGCGGCTCATAAATAACTGCGAGCCCGCCACACTGAACTTCTTGGTATGACCGAGGAATTGGTCCCAAAGCTTGCTCAGTTTGCCGCTTTTTTCATACTCTTTCAAAAATTGATTGGCGGCTTTCAGTAGTGAGCCGTCACCATTTTGCGGGAAGACCCAGCCCAGAGGTTGTGGGGGGGATATGTCAAATGCGGCTTTTGCTTTGGGGTAAATGCTGCGGTCAACCCGGTAGGCGTTGGCATCGACAATAGCAAAATCGGTTTCACCTTCGTGTACCAGCTGCATCAGTCTCAGCATGTCTTCATCGAGCTCTTCCCAGCTCAGGTTTTCATACTGCTGTTTTAGCTGTTGCAATCGCTCCAGATGCGAACTGCCTTTTAATACCAGTAAACGCCCGTTTCTCAGATCTGCGACGGATGTTGGCCGTCTTTCACCTTGCCGGTAGATCAACAGTTCGCTTGTGTGATGATAGGGAATACTGAAGCGAAACCGCTTTTTTCGCTCAGGGGTAATTGTCAGTCCGGCCGCGGCGAAATCACCCACAGGGGTGCCAACGGCAATCAATGCGCTGTTCACACTTTCCATTACCGATATTTCAAGCTTTACACCAAGGTGCCTGGCAAAAGCTTTGGTCAGCAGGTATTCAAATCCGGCTTTGCCTTTGCCATCTTCGAAGTAGGTGGTGGACCCGGGAATGGTGATGATTCTCAGTACGCCACGGTTTTGAATAACCTCAAGTGTTCCCGGAGCCCTGCTGGTGGAGAGTGTCAGGGCGGCAACAAACAACAGGCAGGCGTACAGCATGCGCTTGGTGGTTCGCCTTAGATGAAAGTGAAAGCCACGCATATTTGTTGCTTGTAACTCCTTAAACCGAGCAACTATTTATTTTTTCAGCGAGTTGGTAAGTGGTTTAACAGGGCTCTAGGTTAGAGGCAGAACAGAAGCCATTCAACCAATTTGTTCTCGAAGGGACGAGAGCAAGACCGAAAGGTAAAGAAAACCGTATTGAGACTGCCGCTTGCCGGTCAATTACTTTACAATATCGGCCTTCAAAATTTCTGTAACCATTAACCAGATTCGAGGCCTACATGCTGACTTTTCGCGGCGCTCCAGCTCTTTCAGACTTTAGAAAAGAGAAACTTTTTGAAAGTTTGCGAAAAACGGTAACGGGTGTTGAAGGTGTTTACGCAGAGTACGTCCACCTGGTCGATGTCGAAGGCGAACTCAGTGCGGAAGATATCGCTGAGTTAACTGCATTGCTCAGTTATGGGCCGCGGGTGGCAGCCCAGCAGACGGAGGGGCAGCTTTTTTTGGTGATACCCAGGCCAGGCACCATTTCTCCCTGGTCGAGTAAGGCGACCGATATTGCCCATAACGCCGGACTGGATCGGGTGAAGCGCCTGGAAAGGGCGGTTGCCTATTACGTTGTAGGTAATTTCAGTGAAGAGCACGCCAGGTTAATCAGTAACCAGCTGCATGATCGTATGGTCGAGACTGTATTGGATTCGGTTAATCAGGCGGAAGCACTGTTCGAGCACCATCAGCCGCAACCAATGATTTCGGTGGATGTGATTTCCGGTGGCAGATCTGCGCTTGAAATTGCCAATGTCGAATTGGGGTTGGCACTGGCCGATGATGAAATCGACTATCTGGTGGCCAGTTTTGTTGAATTGAGCCGCAATCCAACCGATGTGGAATTGATGATGTTCGCGCAGGCGAACTCCGAACACTGCCGTCACAAGATTTTTAATGCCTCCTGGACTATTGATGGGGAAGCGCAAACGATTTCCCTGTTTGGCATGATCAAAAACACCTATCAACTGGGTGGTGAAGACGTTTTATCTGCTTATTCTGATAATGCTGCGGTAGTGAGAGGGCATGAAGCGGGTCGGTTTTTTCCGGACCCGGAAACAAAGATTTATGGCTTTCATCAGGAACCTGTGCATTTGCTGATGAAGGTGGAAACCCATAATCACCCGACGGCCATTGCACCTTTCCCCGGAGCAGGTACCGGTTCCGGCGGTGAAATTCGAGATGAAGGTGCGGTGGGCAGGGGCTCCAAACCGAAAGTGGGATTGACCGGTTTTAGCGTATCGAATTTGCAAATACCGGGTTATCAGCAGCCCTGGGAAGTAAATTACGGCAAACCGGAAAGAATAGTCACAGCGCTGGATATCATGATTGATGGTCCTATTGGCGGGGCCGCGTTTAATAATGAGTTTGGTCGTCCTAATCTCTGCGGTTATTTCCGCAGTTTTGAAATGGATTTTGATGGCGAACGTCGAGGTTACCACAAGCCGATAATGATTGCCGGTGGCTACGGTAATATCCGCGAAGAACATGTGGACAAACCGGCGTTTGATGCTGGTTGTAAGCTGATTGTTCTGGGTGGACCGGCCATGCTGATTGGCCTCGGCGGGGGTGCGGCCTCATCCATGACTTCCGGCTCCAGTTCCGAGGATCTGGATTTCGCGTCGGTACAGCGCCAGAACCCGGAGATCGAGCGGCGCTGCCAGGAAGTCATTGACCAGTGCTGGCAGCTGGGTGACCGGAACCCCATTGCTTTTATTCATGATGTCGGGGCGGGTGGTTTGTCCAATGCTTTTCCTGAGCTGGTAAAAGATGGTGGTTGTGGTGGTACTTTTGAGCTGCGCAATGTGCCTAATGATGAGCCGGGCATGTCGCCGCTGGCAATCTGGTGTAATGAGGCGCAAGAACGCTATGTCATGGCGGTTCGGCCAGAAGATCTGACTCGTTTTGAAAGTATCTGTCAGCGTGAGCGTTGCCCCTATGCCGTGGTGGGTGAATCTACCAGCGAACAGTGTTTGGTTCTGAATGACCGGCACTTTGATGCCCGACCTGTTGACCTGCCGATGTCAGTATTATTTGGCAAGCCGCCCAAAATGCACCGCAATGCAACGACTGTAGAGCCTCAGACCGAGCAGTTCGATATTGCGCCGATTGATCTGGAAGACGCTATTTCCCGGGTAATTCAGCACCCCGCGGTAGCCAGTAAAAGCTTTCTGATCACTATCGGTGATCGCAGTGTGACGGGCATGGTGCACCGCGATCAGATGGTTGGCCCCTGGCAGGTACCGGTAGCCGACTGTGCTGTCACCACCGTTACTTACGACAGTAATGCCGGTGAAGCGATGGCGATTGGAGAGCGCACGCCGCTAGCTCTGTTGAATGCACCGGCTTCCGGCAGGATGGCCATTGGTGAGGCAATTACCAATATCGCCGCCAGCAATATCGCCAGAATTTCCGATATCAAACTGTCAGCCAACTGGATGTGTGCTGCCGGGCATAACGGTGAGGATGAAAAACTGTTTCGTACGGTAGAAGCGGTGGGGATGGAATTGTGCCCCCAGCTCGGTCTGACCATTCCGGTGGGTAAAGACTCCATGTCCATGCGCACTGCCTGGCAGGAGGACGGGGTAGAGAAAGCTGTAACAGCGCCTGTTTCATTGATTATCACGGCATTCTCTCCGGTACAGAACGTACGCAAAACCCTGACACCGCAGCTGAAAACAGGCAGTGGGCCGACCGAGTTGTTACTGATTGATCTGGGTGAGAGGCAGGACCGTATCGGTGGTTCAATACTGGCGCAGGTTTATCGACAAATGGGTGATGTGACACCAGATGTGGTCAGTGCAGCGAAACTGAAAGCCTTTTTCGAGCAGATTCAGGCCGCCAATCACGATGGGGAGCTGCTGGCCTACCATGACCGGGCAGATGGTGGTTTATTCATAACGCTGGTGGAGATGGCATTTGCCGGACACACCGGGTTGACGATCTCATTAGAGGCTGATTCGCCTTCAGCACTGCTAAAACGTCTGTTCAGTGAAGAACTGGGTGCGGTGATTCAGGTAGCGAGCAACCGATCTGAAGCAGTGCGGGCGCGTTTTGAAGCGGAAGGTATTTCTGTCTCCACGGTAGCGACACTGAATTCGTCTGACAGTATCGAGATATACGCCAACGATGAGCGCCGCTATAGCCACAGCCGTGCCGAATTACAACGGATGTGGAGTGAAACCAGTTACCGCATTCAATCATTGCGCGACAATGCCGAATGTGCCCGGCAGGAGTTCGATGCGCTGTTACAGAGTGATCCTGGGCTCAGTGCGCATCTCAGTTTCGATATTAACGACAATATTTCGGCACCGTATATCAACCGCGGTATCAGGCCCAAAATGGCGGTTCTGCGAGAGCAGGGGGTTAACGGTCACGTCGAGATGGCGGCTGCTTTTGATCGTGCCGGGTTTGAAGCGGTTGATGTTCATATGAGCGATATTCTTTCCAGCCGTGTTCAGTTGGCCGATTACAACGGACTGGTCGCCTGTGGCGGGTTTTCCTACGGTGATGTGCTGGGTGCCGGTGAAGGCTGGGCAAAAACCATTCTGTTTAATGCTCAGGCACGCAACCAGTTCGAACAGTTTTTTCATAGGGAAGACACGTTTACTCTGGGGGTTTGTAACGGTTGCCAGATGGTCTCCAACCTGAAAGCGCTGATTCCTGGCGCGGATCACTGGCCCCGTTTTGTTCGCAATACCTCTGAACAGTTTGAGGCGCGGGTATCACTGGTACGAGTGGAAGCATCACCTTCCGTGCTGTTGAGCGATATGGCCGGTTCTCATATGCCCATTGCGGTAGCACATGGTGAGGGTAGAGCCGAGTTTGCAAACGAACACGACGCACAGATATTCAGCGCATCGGGTGCAGTGGCGTTACGTTATCTGGATAACCATTTGAATGTAACAGAAGCCTATCCCGCCAATCCGAATGGTTCGCCTATGGGGATCAGTGGTGTCACCAGTGCCGATGGTCGGGCGACGATTATGATGCCGCACCCCGAGCGCGTATTTCGTTCAGTCACCAACTCTTGGTATCCCGATGAATGGGGGCAGGATGGGGCCTGGATGCGGATGTTCCGCAATGCGCGCCTGTTTGTGGATTAAAGCCTACTCGTCAATGGCAGGCAACGACAGCTTGATGACATCAAAGGCGGGTTCTTCGTAAGGGTGCGCTTTTTTCAGAGCGGTGACAGCCTCTGCGATAAGGCTATCGGCGCAAACCATTTCTACCCGATATTCCGGTACCGATGTAACAGTTTCCTGTGAGCCGATAAACGGTTTACTGCCGGTCAGCGGGCGGAATTGTCCGTCTCCCAATATTTGCCAGCAGCACTGGTCGTAATTGCCGATTTGTCCGGCACCGGTATCAAATACGGCTTGTTTGACGATTTCAAGATGATCCGGTGGCACGAAAAATATCAACTTATACATGCGTTATGACTCTATGCCATATTTCAGTGTGAGTTTTGCGGGGGGATCGCGCAGGCACTGATGCGGAAACGTACTCAGCTGCGAATCCACTTCCAGGGTCTCTCGATACTCCCCGTCCGCACTTCAAACAAGCCTCGTTTCATATCTTCAAAGTAGTAGTGAAGTGCCAGTTCAACAACAGGGAAGGCCAGCTCATTCCAGGGCACCTCACTTTCAGTAAACAGTTCAACCTCGAGGGATTCATCTCCGGGGGCAAAGCCTTTGTCGCTTAGTGGGCCTCGGTAGAAAATATACACCTGATTGATATGGGGAATATCATAAATGCAGCTCAAGGCAGGTTCCTCTATGCTGGTTCGGGCTTCTTCCATGCATTCACGCAAGGCGCCTTCAATGGTTGTCTCACCATTTTCCATAAACCCGGCTGGCAGCGTCCACAGGCCGTGGCGAGGTTCGATAGCGCGTTTGCACAGTAGCACTTTGTCTTCCTGCGAGGGGATGCAGCCCGCAATAATGCGCGGGTTCTGGTAATGAATGGTCTCGCAGTGGTCGCAAACATGACGTTCGCGGTTGTCTCCCTGCGGAATTTTAAGTGAAATGGGTTTTCCACACTGGCTGCAATAGTTCATGATTCCGGGTTTCAATTAATAATCGGCTGCAATTTGTCTGCAATTAAGTTGTAGTATATACGGCATAGGGCTGAGAGAAGAATTGTCAGAGTCACTATTTTGAGTTGCCACGTTGTAGAGCGGGAAAGTACGAAACAAACGGGTAGTAAAAATACAGGGAATTCATGTTACAAAGAATCACAGAATATTTTCAACCGTATGCCACTGGTCACAGCCACCACGATGACTGGCTGTCGAATCAGGCTGCGGTATTGGTTCCCTTGACACGGGACTTCGCCGAGCCGTCTGTTATCTTAACCAAACGATCAGAGCTGTTGAATTCACATAGAGGGCAAGTGGCGTTTCCTGGAGGCAAGCGCGATCAGGAAGATCATAATCTGCTGGCGACCGCTCTAAGGGAAACCCATGAAGAAATTGGCCTGGAGGCGGACCAGATAGAAGTGATTGCACGCTGGCCCTCGCAGACAACCCGTTTCAATATGGATGTTACACCTTTTGTGGGTCTGGTGAGCCCGGAGGCAGAGTTACAGGCAAACCCGGATGAACTCGATGCTGTGTTTCAAGTGCCGTTGTCGTATTTTCTCGACCAGAGCAATATCACCACAGATCAGTTTGTGGGTGCCGATTACAACCTCACCATGCCCTGTTATATCTATCATGGCTTTCGCATCTGGGGTTTTACTCTTGGCGTGTTGGTGGATGTGCTCAATAAAGCCCTCGGTGCCGGTATTCAACTGGCATACCCGGATTTCAGTGTTACCGCTCAACAGGTGAAGATGAATCAGCGTCAGTAGTAAGGTTCTTTGAAAAGACGGGCGCTGGTTCCGAAAATATGTCTGATGCACCACGAGAATGAGGCCTGCCTGTCTTGGTATGGCTAGTTTGGGAAGGTTTATTCAGTTTTAGTGCCGAAGCATGGAAATAACCGGGTGCCTTTGATCGGTGTTTGCTGTATCAGTCTTGAAACACTCTATTGATGAGCGGATGTCATTAGTCTAGAGTTAATCCAGAGCATAAGAATAATGACCCTCAGTGAGTAGTTATTACGATGCAGAATTGTGGAGCTCAACGTATACGCCACCAGTCTTTCGGATTGCGGTGTCTTTTGATTCTGGTACTGACTGTAAGATTCCAGCACACCTTTGCCGCCACCTGGCAGTGGGGTGACACTCTCGCCTTTTCCTTGCGTGGTTTTGGTACGCTAGGTGTCGTTCACTCAAATCAGGAGCAGGCGGACTTCGTTAGCAGCATCATTTTTTACCAGCAGTTATGAGTCGGACAAAATGGGTAATCACGGCCTGCTGGGATTGCTTGGCAAGGATGGTCAATTCAGAGCGTGGAGAATCGGGGATACCGTTCTGGCCGGCAGTTTCGCGGATTACCGCTCTTTTGTGCCAGAGTCAGATATTTTTGAGACCCTGGTTGAATTAACTGATAACCATGGGGATGGTGTTGCACGCTATACAAGTGCGCGGGAACTGTATGATTTCCCGCTTGCTGTGATTGCTGGTTTATCGTTTGAAGAGCAGATGGCAAACGTTAATGCACAGGCGGCAACCTATCGTTGGCGGGCAGCTATTATTAATGCCTTTTTACTGTTAGTCATAGGTCTGTTGTGGTGGTTGAGCCACAAGATTGCTGACATACGTAAACGCGAAGTCGAGGCGGAAATAGCGTATGCGAAGCAGGTGGAGTATCTGGCTTATCACGATACCTTGACGGGACTTCCCAATCGCAGTCTCTTCAGCAAGCTGCTTGATCAGAGCATTAAGCAAGCACGGCGCAGTGAAGAAAAGCTGGCCGTTATGTTTCTTGATCTGGACCACTTCAAATATATCAATGATACGTTGGGACATGATGCGGGCGACCAGTTGCTGCAGGATGTATCCAGTAGGCTGAAGTCGTGTTTGCGGGACAGTGATATTGTCGCTCGGTTGGGTGGTGATGAATTTGTGGTGGTATTGCCGTCGGTTACCGACGAGGTATACACGTCTTCTGTGGCAAAAAAGATGATCAGTGCCGTTTCCAAATCGTATAT is a genomic window of Pseudomonadales bacterium containing:
- a CDS encoding NUDIX hydrolase encodes the protein MNYCSQCGKPISLKIPQGDNRERHVCDHCETIHYQNPRIIAGCIPSQEDKVLLCKRAIEPRHGLWTLPAGFMENGETTIEGALRECMEEARTSIEEPALSCIYDIPHINQVYIFYRGPLSDKGFAPGDESLEVELFTESEVPWNELAFPVVELALHYYFEDMKRGLFEVRTGSIERPWKWIRS
- a CDS encoding NGG1p interacting factor NIF3, yielding MYKLIFFVPPDHLEIVKQAVFDTGAGQIGNYDQCCWQILGDGQFRPLTGSKPFIGSQETVTSVPEYRVEMVCADSLIAEAVTALKKAHPYEEPAFDVIKLSLPAIDE
- the mltF gene encoding membrane-bound lytic murein transglycosylase MltF translates to MRGFHFHLRRTTKRMLYACLLFVAALTLSTSRAPGTLEVIQNRGVLRIITIPGSTTYFEDGKGKAGFEYLLTKAFARHLGVKLEISVMESVNSALIAVGTPVGDFAAAGLTITPERKKRFRFSIPYHHTSELLIYRQGERRPTSVADLRNGRLLVLKGSSHLERLQQLKQQYENLSWEELDEDMLRLMQLVHEGETDFAIVDANAYRVDRSIYPKAKAAFDISPPQPLGWVFPQNGDGSLLKAANQFLKEYEKSGKLSKLWDQFLGHTKKFSVAGSQLFMSRMNSRLPKYQGMFKETADKYAIDWLLLAAISYQESHWNPKAKSPTGVRGLMMLTLSTAKEMGVKKRLDPEQSLDGGARYFLKAKERIPSQIKEPDRTWFALAAYNIGLGHLEDARVLTDRAGKNPNLWSDVSEHLPLLQQKKFYSTVRHGYARGKEPVQYVQNIRHYYDILKLHIRESEKRQERERMIDLPSSSNLGSDSLLSL
- a CDS encoding CoA pyrophosphatase: MLQRITEYFQPYATGHSHHDDWLSNQAAVLVPLTRDFAEPSVILTKRSELLNSHRGQVAFPGGKRDQEDHNLLATALRETHEEIGLEADQIEVIARWPSQTTRFNMDVTPFVGLVSPEAELQANPDELDAVFQVPLSYFLDQSNITTDQFVGADYNLTMPCYIYHGFRIWGFTLGVLVDVLNKALGAGIQLAYPDFSVTAQQVKMNQRQ
- the purL gene encoding phosphoribosylformylglycinamidine synthase, which gives rise to MLTFRGAPALSDFRKEKLFESLRKTVTGVEGVYAEYVHLVDVEGELSAEDIAELTALLSYGPRVAAQQTEGQLFLVIPRPGTISPWSSKATDIAHNAGLDRVKRLERAVAYYVVGNFSEEHARLISNQLHDRMVETVLDSVNQAEALFEHHQPQPMISVDVISGGRSALEIANVELGLALADDEIDYLVASFVELSRNPTDVELMMFAQANSEHCRHKIFNASWTIDGEAQTISLFGMIKNTYQLGGEDVLSAYSDNAAVVRGHEAGRFFPDPETKIYGFHQEPVHLLMKVETHNHPTAIAPFPGAGTGSGGEIRDEGAVGRGSKPKVGLTGFSVSNLQIPGYQQPWEVNYGKPERIVTALDIMIDGPIGGAAFNNEFGRPNLCGYFRSFEMDFDGERRGYHKPIMIAGGYGNIREEHVDKPAFDAGCKLIVLGGPAMLIGLGGGAASSMTSGSSSEDLDFASVQRQNPEIERRCQEVIDQCWQLGDRNPIAFIHDVGAGGLSNAFPELVKDGGCGGTFELRNVPNDEPGMSPLAIWCNEAQERYVMAVRPEDLTRFESICQRERCPYAVVGESTSEQCLVLNDRHFDARPVDLPMSVLFGKPPKMHRNATTVEPQTEQFDIAPIDLEDAISRVIQHPAVASKSFLITIGDRSVTGMVHRDQMVGPWQVPVADCAVTTVTYDSNAGEAMAIGERTPLALLNAPASGRMAIGEAITNIAASNIARISDIKLSANWMCAAGHNGEDEKLFRTVEAVGMELCPQLGLTIPVGKDSMSMRTAWQEDGVEKAVTAPVSLIITAFSPVQNVRKTLTPQLKTGSGPTELLLIDLGERQDRIGGSILAQVYRQMGDVTPDVVSAAKLKAFFEQIQAANHDGELLAYHDRADGGLFITLVEMAFAGHTGLTISLEADSPSALLKRLFSEELGAVIQVASNRSEAVRARFEAEGISVSTVATLNSSDSIEIYANDERRYSHSRAELQRMWSETSYRIQSLRDNAECARQEFDALLQSDPGLSAHLSFDINDNISAPYINRGIRPKMAVLREQGVNGHVEMAAAFDRAGFEAVDVHMSDILSSRVQLADYNGLVACGGFSYGDVLGAGEGWAKTILFNAQARNQFEQFFHREDTFTLGVCNGCQMVSNLKALIPGADHWPRFVRNTSEQFEARVSLVRVEASPSVLLSDMAGSHMPIAVAHGEGRAEFANEHDAQIFSASGAVALRYLDNHLNVTEAYPANPNGSPMGISGVTSADGRATIMMPHPERVFRSVTNSWYPDEWGQDGAWMRMFRNARLFVD